One Glycine max cultivar Williams 82 chromosome 6, Glycine_max_v4.0, whole genome shotgun sequence DNA segment encodes these proteins:
- the LOC100781755 gene encoding pentatricopeptide repeat-containing protein At3g58590 — MSCHGHGFRHGQLLLNLLEACCTLRSLDATKCLHALSITMGHIPKQSIFIHNNIISSYIALGEVLNARKLFDALPHRTVVSYNTLITAYCRRGNVDDAWNLLCHMRGSGFAPTQYTLTGLLSCELLNHSRGVQLQALSIRNGLLDADAFVGTALLGLFGRLGCWDELFLAFEDMPQKSLVTWNSMVSLLARNGFVEECKILFRDLVGTGISLSEGSVVAVLSGLVDSEEDLEYGEQIHGLMVKCGFGCEITAANSLISVYVRCKAMFAVERLFEQVPVENVVSWNTVIDALVKSERPMMALDLFLNMARRGLMPSQATFVAVIHSCTSLRNSVCGESVHAKIIRSGFESDVIVGTALVDFYSKCDKFISAHKCFDQIEEKNVVSWNALITGYSNICSSTSILLLQKMLQLGYSPNEFSFSAVLKSSSMSNLHQLHGLIIRSGYESNEYVLSSLVMAYTRNGLINEALSFVEEFNNPLPVVPSNIIAGIYNRTSLYHETIKLLSLLEKPDAVSWNIVISACARSNSYDEVFALFKHMHSACIHPDSYTFMSIISVCTKLCLLNLGSSLHGLIIKTNLSNYDTFLGNVLIDMYGKCGSIDSSVKVFEEIMYKNIITWTALITALGLNGFAHEAVMRFQNLELMGLKPDALALRAVLSSCRYGGLVNEGMEIFRQMGTRYGVPPEHDHYHCVVDLLAKNGQIKEAEKIIACMPFPPNANIWRSFLEGYSRQEIAN, encoded by the coding sequence ATGAGTTGCCATGGACACGGTTTCCGACATGGCCAACTCCTCCTCAATTTACTCGAAGCGTGTTGCACCCTTCGGTCCCTCGATGCTACGAAATGTCTCCATGCACTCTCCATCACAATGGGTCACATTCCAAAGCAATCTATtttcatccacaacaacatcatATCCTCTTACATTGCCCTTGGCGAAGTGCTTAATGCACGCAAGTTGTTCGACGCTTTGCCCCACAGAACAGTTGTCTCTTACAACACTCTTATCACCGCTTATTGTCGACGCGGGAATGTAGATGATGCTTGGAACTTGCTCTGCCACATGAGGGGGAGTGGTTTTGCTCCTACCCAGTATACCCTCACTGGGTTGTTGTCGTGTGAGTTGTTGAATCATTCTCGGGGTGTTCAGTTGCAGGCATTGAGCATTAGAAATGGACTCCTCGATGCCGATGCTTTCGTGGGTACTGCTTTGTTGGGCTTGTTTGGGAGGCTTGGATGTTGGGATGAACTGTTTTTGGCGTTTGAAGATATGCCCCAGAAGAGCTTGGTGACATGGAACTCCATGGTGTCCTTGCTGGCACGTAATGGGTTTGTTGAAGAGTGTAAGATTTTGTTTCGTGATCTTGTGGGGACAGGGATTTCTTTGTCCGAAGGTTCTGTTGTTGCTGTTTTGTCTGGACTTGTTGATTCTGAGGAGGATTTGGAATATGGTGAACAGATCCATGGCTTAATGGTTAAATGTGGATTTGGTTGTGAAATCACTGCAGCTAATTCTCTCATCAGTGTGTATGTCAGGTGCAAAGCCATGTTTGCGGTGGAAAGATTGTTTGAACAGGTTCCTGTTGAGAATGTTGTGTCCTGGAATACAGTCATTGATGCTTTGGTAAAAAGTGAGAGACCTATGATGGCACTGGATCTGTTTCTGAATATGGCAAGGAGAGGATTGATGCCAAGTCAGGCCACGTTTGTTGCTGTTATTCACTCGTGTACTAGTTTGAGAAACTCAGTATGTGGAGAATCTGTCCATGCTAAGATAATCAGGAGTGGTTTTGAATCTGATGTTATTGTGGGTACTGCATTGGTAGACTTCTACTCCAAAtgtgataaatttatttcagCTCATAAATGTTTTGATCAGATAGAAGAGAAGAATGTGGTTTCTTGGAATGCTTTGATAACGGGTTACTCAAACATTTGTTCTTCCACATCAATTCTGTTGTTACAAAAAATGCTTCAATTGGGTTATTCCCCTAATGAGTTTTCCTTTTCTGCTGTTCTCAAGTCATCTTCAATGTCAAACCTTCATCAGCTCCATGGTTTGATTATTAGATCAGGTTATGAGAGTAATGAATACGTATTAAGCTCTCTTGTTATGGCTTACACCAGAAATGGTCTCATAAATGAAGCACTTTCATTTGTCGAAGAATTCAATAACCCACTTCCTGTAGTCCCATCTAACATCATTGCTGGAATCTATAACAGAACTAGCCTGTACCATGAAACAATAAAGCTGCTTTCTTTGCTAGAAAAACCAGATGCTGTATCCTGGAACATTGTCATTTCAGCTTGCGCTCGGAGCAATAGTTATGACGAGGTTTTTGCGCTTTTCAAGCACATGCATTCTGCATGCATCCATCCAGATAGTTACACATTTATGAGTATAATATCTGTGTGCACCAAACTTTGCCTTCTCAATTTGGGCAGTTCTCTTCATGGGCTGATTATAAAGACTAATCTTAGTAACTATGACACATTTTTGGGCAATGTACTAATTGACATGTATGGGAAGTGTGGAAGCATTGATAGTTCAGTGAaggtttttgaagaaattatgtacaaaaatattattacatggACAGCTTTAATTACTGCCCTTGGGCTGAATGGTTTTGCTCATGAGGCGGTGATGAGATTCCAAAACCTGGAATTGATGGGGTTGAAACCTGATGCATTAGCACTCAGAGCAGTGCTTTCTTCTTGCAGATACGGTGGATTAGTAAACGAAGGCATGGAAATTTTCAGGCAGATGGGAACCAGGTATGGGGTTCCACCAGAACATGATCATTACCATTGCGTAGTAGACCTCCTGGCTAAAAATGGACAAATCAAGGAAGCTGAGAAAATCATTGCATGCATGCCATTCCCACCAAATGCCAACATATGGCGTAGCTTCCTTGAAGGTTACAGTAGGCAAGAAATTGCAAATTGA
- the LOC113001899 gene encoding uncharacterized protein — protein sequence MSASSPSQAKEQDDDTKPLWTYVTKIKSVVGGGNYEIKCNICDFTFNGSYTRVRAHLLKMTGKGVRVCQKVIVAKLIDLKKIDNEATLRVERSKTKFVSLPLVSTQHQMDTNTLGVDPKKRKTSSVENVFNLQARETLDHEIAKMFYSSGLPFHLARNPHYRKAFAYVANNQISGYQPPGYNKLRTTLLQNERRHVENLLQPIKNTWSQKGVSIVSDGWSDPQRRSLINFMVVTESGPMFLKAIDCSNEIKDKDFIAKHMREVIMEVGHSNVVQIVTDNAAVCKAASLIIEAEFPSIYWTPCVVHTLNLALKNICAAKNTEKNNVAYEECSWITQIANDAMFVKNFVMSHSMRLSIFNSFNSLKLLSIAQQDLPPLL from the coding sequence ATGAGTGCTTCTAGTCCTAGTCAAGCTAAAGAACAAGATGATGATACCAAACCTTTATGGACCTAtgttacaaagataaaaagtgTAGTTGGTGGTGGAAATTACGAGATAAAATGCAATATTTGTGATTTTACCTTTAATGGGTCTTACACTAGAGTGAGGGCACACTTGTTGAAGATGACAGGAAAGGGAGTTAGAGTTTGTCAAAAGGTAATAGTTGCCAAACTTATAGATTTGAAGAAGATAGACAATGAGGCTACATTGAGGGTGGAGaggtcaaaaacaaaatttgtgtcATTACCTCTGGTTTCTACTCAACACCAAATGGATACAAACACTCTTGGTGTTGatccaaaaaagagaaagacatCATCTGTAGAAAATGTCTTTAATTTGCAAGCTAGAGAGACACTTGATCATGAAATTGCTAAGATGTTTTACTCTTCAGGGCTGCCTTTTCATTTAGCAAGAAATCCCCATTATAGGAAGGCATTTGCCTATGTTGCCAACAATCAGATCAGTGGTTACCAACCTCCaggttataataaattaaggacAACATTACTTCAAAACGAGAGAAGACATGTGGAGAATTTGttacaaccaattaaaaatacatGGAGCCAGAAGGGTGTGAGCATTGTTAGTGATGGATGGAGTGACCCGCAAAGAAGATCTCTTATTAATTTCATGGTTGTCACGGAGAGTGGACCTATGTTTTTAAAGGCCATTGATTGTTCAAATGAGATCAAAGACAAGGATTTCATTGCCAAACATATGAGGGAGGTAATTATGGAGGTTGGACACTCAAATGTTGTGCAAATTGTGACGGATAATGCAGCCGTTTGTAAAGCAGCAAGTTTAATAATTGAGGCTGAGTTTCCTTCCATTTATTGGACTCCATGTGTTGTCCATACATTAAATCttgctttgaagaacatatgtgCAGCCAAGaatacagaaaaaaataatgttgcttATGAAGAATGTTCTTGGATCACCCAAATTGCGAATGATGCAATGTTTGTGAAAAACTTTGTCATGAGTCACTCTATGAGACtatcaattttcaattcattcaattCATTGAAATTGTTATCCATTGCTCAACAAGATTTGCCTCCACTATTGTAA